In one Trichlorobacter lovleyi SZ genomic region, the following are encoded:
- a CDS encoding restriction endonuclease subunit S: MSSNPIKPGWQKVKFGDVVRLSKERSSDPLADGYERYIGLEHIDPEDLRVRRWGNVADGVTFTSVFKPGQVLFGKRRAYQRKVAVADFAGVCSGDIYVLESKDPKKLLPELLPFICQTEAFFQHAVGTSAGSLSPRTNWTSLADFEFALPPLEEQRRIVELLLAVEETIDNLVSARSSAQLLFKAALLESFNSLPENNKKKIADCYEIQLGKMSSEKARFGSNQKTYIKNNNVLWGKFDFGELPQMSFDEREITKYELRKGDLLVCEGGEIGRAAIWQDEIPGMLYQKALHRLRPRTSDDIPEFMFHYLRYCAERGILDGVATGTTIRHLPVEQLSQLALPFPKRAVQEQVASLLSKIESGNSMLDAKICHSRSLKSAVLRQIAGG, from the coding sequence ATGAGTAGTAACCCTATAAAGCCCGGCTGGCAGAAGGTCAAATTCGGGGATGTCGTGCGCCTTTCGAAAGAGCGCAGCAGCGATCCGCTTGCCGATGGTTATGAGCGGTACATCGGTCTGGAGCACATTGACCCGGAGGACTTGCGCGTCCGGCGCTGGGGCAATGTTGCCGATGGTGTCACCTTTACCAGCGTGTTCAAGCCGGGACAGGTTCTGTTCGGCAAACGTCGGGCATATCAACGCAAGGTAGCGGTGGCCGATTTTGCCGGAGTCTGTTCAGGCGACATTTATGTGCTGGAGAGCAAAGACCCGAAGAAACTCCTTCCGGAACTACTGCCGTTCATCTGCCAGACTGAAGCATTCTTTCAGCATGCAGTCGGGACATCGGCAGGCAGCCTGAGTCCGCGAACCAACTGGACAAGTCTTGCTGATTTTGAGTTTGCGCTGCCGCCGTTGGAGGAGCAGCGGCGGATTGTCGAGTTACTTCTGGCTGTTGAGGAAACGATAGATAACCTTGTCAGCGCAAGATCATCTGCTCAGCTATTATTCAAAGCAGCTTTGTTGGAAAGCTTCAATAGCCTCCCTGAAAACAACAAAAAAAAGATCGCTGATTGTTATGAAATTCAGCTTGGGAAAATGAGCTCGGAAAAAGCTCGTTTTGGTTCCAATCAAAAAACCTATATAAAAAACAATAATGTGCTTTGGGGGAAATTTGACTTTGGCGAATTGCCTCAAATGTCATTTGATGAACGAGAAATCACAAAATATGAACTGAGAAAGGGAGACCTTCTTGTATGTGAAGGCGGTGAAATAGGCCGTGCAGCCATTTGGCAAGATGAAATCCCTGGGATGTTGTATCAAAAGGCATTGCACAGGCTGAGGCCACGAACATCTGATGATATCCCGGAATTTATGTTTCATTATCTTCGCTATTGTGCAGAGAGAGGTATTTTAGACGGAGTTGCCACAGGAACAACTATTCGACATCTCCCTGTAGAACAACTTAGTCAACTTGCTCTACCATTTCCCAAGCGAGCTGTTCAGGAGCAGGTGGCAAGTTTACTTTCAAAAATTGAATCAGGAAATTCAATGCTTGACGCCAAGATATGTCATTCAAGAAGTCTAAAATCTGCGGTGTTACGTCAGATTGCAGGAGGATAA
- a CDS encoding ISL3 family transposase produces MQLKSILNFVQPHQGFVYGAVHQRNKGQRTVLDIEIRPRKNRQPVCSRCGKPGPGYDTLPVRRFEFVPLWGIAVFFLYAMRRVSCPSCGVKVEQVPWATGKNHLTTTYAWFLARWARRLSWKEVGQVFQTSWDNVFRSVKMAVAWGLAHRDLDTITAIGIDEIAWKKGHKYLTLVYQIDAGCKRLLWVGKERTQKTLRQFFKEFGKERTAHLRFICSDMWKPYLRIVAEVAGQAMHILDRFHVMTHFGKAVDKVRATEARELKAKGQEPVLTGSRWCLLKRPEHLTEKQSIKLNELLAINLKTVRAYLLKEEFQFFWRYATAGWAARFLDAWCKRTMRSRIIPMKKIAKMLRSHRELLLNWFRTKGQVALGAVEGFNNKAKVTSRKAYGFRNFEVMKIALYHTLGNLPEPEATHRFC; encoded by the coding sequence ATGCAGCTCAAGTCTATACTGAATTTCGTTCAACCGCATCAAGGTTTTGTGTATGGCGCTGTCCACCAGCGAAACAAGGGACAGCGCACGGTCCTTGACATTGAGATCCGCCCCCGCAAGAACAGGCAGCCTGTCTGTTCCAGATGCGGCAAACCTGGTCCCGGCTATGACACCTTGCCTGTGCGCCGGTTTGAGTTCGTGCCGCTATGGGGCATTGCCGTGTTCTTCCTCTACGCCATGCGCCGGGTCAGTTGCCCATCCTGCGGTGTGAAGGTGGAACAAGTCCCCTGGGCCACCGGCAAGAACCACCTGACCACCACCTATGCCTGGTTCCTGGCCCGCTGGGCCAGGCGGTTGTCGTGGAAGGAAGTGGGGCAAGTGTTTCAGACCAGTTGGGACAACGTCTTCCGCTCGGTCAAAATGGCCGTTGCCTGGGGACTGGCCCACCGCGACCTCGACACCATAACCGCCATCGGCATCGACGAGATTGCCTGGAAAAAGGGGCACAAGTACCTGACCCTGGTTTACCAGATCGATGCCGGATGCAAACGCCTGCTGTGGGTCGGCAAGGAGCGGACCCAGAAAACGTTGCGGCAGTTCTTCAAGGAGTTTGGCAAAGAGCGAACAGCACACCTTCGGTTCATCTGCAGCGACATGTGGAAGCCATACCTGCGGATCGTCGCCGAGGTTGCAGGTCAAGCCATGCATATCCTTGACCGGTTCCATGTCATGACCCACTTCGGCAAAGCTGTCGACAAGGTCCGGGCAACGGAAGCCAGAGAACTGAAAGCCAAGGGCCAGGAACCGGTGCTGACCGGTAGCCGCTGGTGCCTGCTCAAACGGCCTGAACACCTGACGGAGAAGCAGAGCATCAAGCTGAATGAACTGCTGGCCATTAACTTGAAAACCGTCCGGGCCTATCTCCTCAAAGAGGAGTTCCAGTTCTTCTGGCGCTATGCCACTGCGGGCTGGGCTGCCAGATTTCTGGATGCTTGGTGCAAAAGAACCATGAGGTCACGCATCATCCCGATGAAGAAGATTGCCAAGATGCTGCGCTCGCATCGGGAGCTGTTACTCAACTGGTTTCGGACCAAAGGGCAGGTTGCCTTGGGGGCCGTAGAAGGATTCAACAACAAGGCTAAAGTGACCTCACGTAAAGCATACGGTTTCAGAAACTTTGAAGTGATGAAAATCGCCTTGTATCATACACTTGGCAACCTGCCAGAACCTGAGGCTACCCACAGATTCTGCTGA
- the nhaA gene encoding Na+/H+ antiporter NhaA encodes MKIIKDFYERESSVGVVLITVTCLALLLKNSPFAEAYNLFLHTPVEIRFGALDIAKPLLLWINDGLMAVFFLLVGLEVKREILYGSLSSWSQAALPVIAALGGMTVPALIYIGFNREQPLALQGWAIPTATDIAFALGILSLLGKRVPTSLKIFLLALAIIDDLGAIVIIALFFTAELSHVSMAIASVTLVLLFIVNRIGVTRQAAYILLGSVLWVSVLKSGVHATLAGVALAFMIPMEAKESNGTRVALAERLEHDLHPWVSFLILPLFAFVNAGIDLRGLSLREIFGPVPMGIMCGLFFGKQIGVFLFSWVAIRLKFAVLPHGVTWSQFYGVAIMTGIGFTMSLFIDSLAFVDDKVYQYADKLAVLLGSLLSGVAGYLVLRFKTATQK; translated from the coding sequence TTGAAAATTATCAAGGATTTTTACGAGCGGGAATCGTCGGTCGGCGTTGTCCTCATTACGGTGACGTGCCTCGCGTTATTGCTGAAAAACTCTCCCTTTGCGGAGGCATATAACCTCTTTTTGCACACCCCGGTGGAAATCAGGTTCGGGGCACTCGATATCGCCAAGCCGCTGCTGCTCTGGATCAACGACGGCCTCATGGCCGTATTTTTTCTACTGGTAGGGCTTGAAGTAAAACGGGAAATCCTTTACGGCAGTCTCTCTTCATGGTCCCAGGCTGCGTTGCCGGTCATTGCAGCTCTGGGCGGTATGACCGTACCCGCTCTCATCTACATCGGCTTTAATCGCGAGCAGCCGCTTGCCCTCCAAGGATGGGCAATCCCTACGGCTACAGATATCGCCTTTGCCTTGGGGATATTATCCCTGCTTGGCAAAAGAGTGCCGACGTCACTGAAGATTTTTCTCCTGGCCCTCGCTATCATAGATGACCTGGGCGCCATCGTGATAATCGCACTGTTTTTTACCGCTGAACTTTCGCACGTTTCCATGGCGATTGCCTCTGTAACACTGGTCCTGCTTTTTATCGTCAATCGAATCGGCGTCACACGCCAGGCCGCCTATATCCTGTTGGGATCAGTACTCTGGGTCAGCGTGCTCAAATCAGGAGTCCACGCCACCTTGGCTGGGGTTGCCCTCGCCTTCATGATACCGATGGAAGCGAAAGAAAGTAATGGAACCAGAGTAGCACTTGCCGAACGACTTGAGCATGACCTGCATCCCTGGGTATCTTTTTTGATCCTGCCGCTCTTCGCCTTTGTCAATGCGGGCATTGACCTGAGAGGGTTATCGCTCAGGGAAATTTTCGGTCCGGTGCCCATGGGTATCATGTGTGGCTTGTTCTTCGGTAAACAGATCGGGGTGTTTCTGTTCAGCTGGGTAGCGATCCGGCTGAAATTTGCCGTATTGCCGCACGGCGTCACGTGGTCACAGTTCTATGGTGTTGCGATCATGACGGGTATCGGGTTTACCATGAGTCTGTTCATCGATTCACTGGCATTTGTTGATGACAAAGTCTACCAGTATGCCGACAAGCTGGCTGTTCTGCTGGGATCGCTCCTTTCGGGGGTTGCCGGCTATCTGGTATTGAGATTTAAAACCGCAACTCAAAAGTAA
- a CDS encoding cation-translocating P-type ATPase, producing MKMLPAPWAMPGEEVLRESGGSHGGLNDETVRQRLADFGTNSLAAKDQEPWYLLFLEQFANPLVYMLIGAAVVKGYLKGLVDALVIAAALLIMAIIGFAQEMKARSAMAALLKLSAPKAKVRRNGTLQLLDAVEIVPGDLLVLEAGDRIAADSRLLETANFRANESTLTGESMPVEKSVKAVAPDAAIHDRKNMVFMGSTVSSGRAVAVVTATGMNTEIGKIADAIRSAKRDKTPLQQNVEKLGHSLIWVVVGACAMLAVAGILRDMSWIDVLLLAVAAAVSGIPEGLPAAVTVVLAICVNRMAGRSVIIRKLTAVETLGTATIICSDKTGTLTLNQMTVRGIWAGGRQISVSGSGYEPAGGFDLHGEPLAPATDQELQRVLRVAALCNDAILDQNASGWDIIGDPTEGALLAAAGKAGLIKRELEETQPRLDEIPFESEKQFMATLHAEDGQRMAYVKGSVEKVLAMCSGVIMAGKELPITAETREAVQSANRAMAGQALRVLAIAVAPYPVELGKLEPEHLEGRLVLIGLAGMIDPPREEAKLAIHQCKQAGIRVAMITGDNPLTASAIASQLGICAPGDPALVGHEIEAMTDEQLLAYSRTHNVYARIEPLHKLRIVNIFKRDGHIAAMTGDGVNDAPALEAAGIGVAMGITGTDVAKEAADMVLADDNFASIVAAVEEGRIVFNRLRNVTFFLLLACCAELLTLFLSVALYGESPLEPIQILWVNLVTGAMVAIPLGMEPGVGNELQQPPRDPRVGLLYPGMLLRIAIAGVSMSMLFTWIFHHAPLPVGVDGETLHEIRQTVTFTGIVVFEWLFAFQARSTERGVMRLGLFSNPWLLVCMVLGLGMQLLVIYLPVANKIFHTHPLSAIELCWTLMPGVIAVIIEGIRKGIAPHLYDRGQWQLSVPSRPRM from the coding sequence ATGAAGATGCTCCCTGCCCCCTGGGCCATGCCTGGCGAAGAGGTCCTCCGCGAAAGTGGCGGAAGCCACGGCGGATTGAATGATGAGACGGTCAGACAACGATTAGCTGACTTTGGGACCAACTCTCTTGCCGCCAAGGACCAGGAGCCATGGTACCTGCTTTTTCTGGAGCAGTTTGCCAACCCTCTGGTGTATATGCTGATCGGGGCGGCTGTTGTTAAAGGGTATCTGAAAGGGTTGGTGGATGCGCTGGTAATTGCTGCGGCATTGCTGATCATGGCCATTATCGGTTTTGCCCAGGAGATGAAAGCCCGGTCGGCCATGGCGGCTCTACTCAAGCTGAGCGCACCGAAAGCCAAGGTGAGGCGCAACGGTACGCTGCAGCTGCTGGATGCGGTTGAAATCGTTCCGGGCGATTTGCTGGTGCTTGAGGCTGGTGATCGTATTGCTGCCGATTCAAGGCTGCTTGAAACTGCCAACTTCAGAGCCAACGAATCCACCCTTACCGGTGAGTCGATGCCGGTGGAAAAGAGCGTCAAGGCGGTGGCACCCGACGCTGCCATCCACGACCGCAAGAACATGGTGTTCATGGGGTCAACCGTCAGTTCCGGCAGGGCGGTGGCCGTCGTTACAGCAACAGGGATGAACACGGAAATCGGTAAAATTGCCGATGCTATCCGGAGCGCCAAAAGGGATAAAACTCCGCTGCAGCAGAATGTGGAGAAACTGGGACACTCCCTGATCTGGGTGGTGGTAGGGGCCTGTGCCATGCTGGCTGTTGCCGGTATCCTGCGCGACATGAGCTGGATCGACGTGCTGCTGCTGGCGGTGGCCGCCGCTGTGTCCGGAATCCCGGAGGGGCTTCCCGCCGCCGTCACCGTCGTGCTTGCCATCTGTGTCAACCGCATGGCGGGACGCAGTGTCATCATCCGCAAGCTGACCGCCGTGGAGACCCTCGGGACCGCGACGATCATCTGTTCCGACAAGACCGGCACCCTCACCCTCAACCAGATGACCGTGCGCGGGATCTGGGCCGGAGGGCGGCAGATATCGGTAAGCGGCAGCGGCTATGAGCCTGCAGGGGGGTTCGACCTGCATGGCGAACCGCTTGCCCCGGCCACTGACCAGGAATTGCAGCGTGTTCTGCGGGTCGCGGCATTGTGCAACGACGCCATCCTGGACCAGAACGCTTCCGGTTGGGACATCATCGGCGACCCCACCGAAGGGGCGCTGCTTGCCGCTGCCGGCAAGGCGGGTCTGATCAAGAGGGAACTGGAGGAAACACAGCCGCGGCTGGACGAAATCCCGTTCGAGAGCGAAAAGCAGTTCATGGCGACGCTCCATGCCGAAGATGGTCAGCGTATGGCCTATGTCAAGGGTTCGGTGGAAAAGGTACTTGCCATGTGCAGCGGCGTCATCATGGCTGGCAAAGAACTGCCGATCACCGCTGAGACCCGCGAGGCCGTGCAGTCCGCCAACCGTGCCATGGCCGGCCAGGCCCTGCGGGTGCTGGCAATCGCTGTCGCGCCGTATCCCGTCGAACTTGGCAAGCTGGAGCCGGAACACCTGGAGGGCCGTCTGGTGCTCATCGGCCTTGCTGGGATGATCGACCCTCCCCGTGAAGAAGCGAAACTGGCCATTCATCAGTGCAAACAGGCAGGCATCCGAGTTGCCATGATCACCGGCGATAACCCCCTGACCGCCAGCGCCATCGCATCACAACTCGGGATCTGCGCGCCGGGGGACCCGGCCCTGGTCGGCCATGAAATCGAGGCCATGACCGATGAGCAACTGCTCGCTTATTCCCGTACCCACAATGTCTACGCCCGCATCGAGCCGCTGCACAAACTGCGCATTGTCAACATCTTCAAGCGGGATGGTCACATCGCCGCCATGACTGGTGACGGCGTCAACGATGCCCCGGCTCTGGAGGCGGCCGGCATTGGAGTGGCCATGGGGATAACCGGCACTGATGTGGCAAAGGAAGCAGCAGATATGGTGCTGGCCGATGACAATTTCGCCTCCATTGTTGCCGCCGTCGAAGAGGGGCGCATCGTCTTCAACCGTCTGCGCAATGTCACCTTTTTCCTGTTGCTGGCCTGCTGCGCCGAACTGCTGACGCTGTTTCTGAGCGTGGCACTGTATGGGGAATCCCCCCTGGAGCCGATCCAGATTCTCTGGGTGAACCTCGTCACCGGAGCGATGGTGGCAATCCCGCTGGGTATGGAACCGGGTGTCGGTAACGAACTGCAGCAACCACCCCGCGATCCCCGGGTCGGTCTGCTCTATCCCGGTATGCTGCTGCGGATAGCGATTGCCGGTGTGTCCATGAGCATGCTCTTTACTTGGATCTTCCATCATGCCCCATTGCCGGTGGGTGTTGACGGCGAAACCCTCCACGAAATACGGCAGACCGTCACCTTTACCGGCATCGTCGTGTTTGAGTGGCTGTTCGCATTCCAGGCCCGCTCCACGGAACGGGGAGTCATGAGACTCGGATTATTCAGTAATCCCTGGCTTCTGGTCTGCATGGTACTCGGACTGGGGATGCAATTACTGGTAATTTATTTGCCGGTAGCCAACAAAATCTTTCATACTCATCCGCTGAGCGCGATCGAATTGTGTTGGACACTGATGCCGGGTGTGATTGCCGTCATTATCGAGGGTATTCGAAAAGGAATTGCCCCCCACTTGTATGATCGCGGTCAATGGCAACTGTCTGTTCCCAGCAGACCGCGAATGTAG
- a CDS encoding type I restriction-modification system subunit M, protein MSSRISQQELESYLWGAATLLRGLIDAGDYKQFIFPLLFFKRVSDVYDEEYQQAMDESGGDFAENHRFQIPAGFHWSDVRQTPKNVGMTIQTAMRAIEAANPDQLTGIFGDAPWTNKERLPDETLKDLIEHFSTQTLSVANVPEDELGNAYEFLIKKFADDSGHTAAEFYTNRTVVHLMTQLLDPQPGESIYDPTCGTGGMLLSALAEVKRTGGEYRTLKLYGQERNLMTSGIARMNLFLHGIEDFQIARGDTLAEPKLIEGDRLKQFDVILANPPYSIKQWDRPAFESDKWGRNFLGTPPQGRADYAFFQHILKSLTKKGRCAILWPHGVLFRNEEQEMRAKMIAQDLVEAVIGLGPNLFYNSPMESCVVVCRRNKTGERKGKVLFIDALNEVTRERAQSFLKPEHQDRILAAFRNFQDDAGFAKVATLEEIAANGSNLSIPLYVKRNNGGSVSIGETQSLESVWQQWQDERRNFWQKMDLLVETIERTAR, encoded by the coding sequence ATGAGCTCGCGCATCTCTCAACAGGAATTGGAATCCTACCTCTGGGGTGCGGCAACGCTCCTGCGCGGACTGATCGACGCCGGCGACTACAAGCAGTTCATCTTTCCATTGCTGTTCTTCAAGCGCGTTTCCGACGTGTACGACGAAGAGTACCAGCAGGCAATGGACGAATCCGGCGGCGACTTTGCCGAGAATCACCGCTTTCAGATACCAGCGGGTTTCCATTGGAGCGATGTCCGCCAGACCCCGAAAAATGTCGGTATGACCATTCAGACCGCCATGCGGGCCATCGAGGCGGCCAACCCCGACCAGTTGACCGGCATCTTTGGCGACGCCCCTTGGACCAATAAGGAACGGTTGCCGGATGAGACCCTGAAGGATCTGATCGAGCACTTTTCGACCCAGACACTCTCGGTCGCCAACGTACCGGAAGATGAATTGGGCAATGCCTATGAGTTCCTGATCAAGAAGTTCGCCGATGACTCCGGCCATACGGCGGCCGAGTTCTACACGAACCGCACGGTCGTCCATCTGATGACGCAACTGCTGGACCCGCAACCGGGAGAGTCGATCTACGATCCCACCTGCGGCACTGGCGGGATGCTCCTGTCGGCCCTGGCCGAGGTAAAGCGTACCGGCGGCGAATACCGCACCCTCAAGCTTTATGGGCAGGAACGCAACCTGATGACCTCCGGTATTGCCCGGATGAATCTCTTCCTGCATGGGATCGAAGATTTTCAGATCGCGCGAGGTGACACCCTGGCAGAGCCGAAGCTGATCGAAGGGGACCGGCTCAAGCAGTTTGATGTGATCCTGGCCAACCCGCCGTACTCCATCAAGCAGTGGGACCGCCCAGCCTTCGAGTCTGATAAATGGGGAAGGAATTTTCTCGGTACACCGCCGCAGGGACGTGCTGATTATGCCTTCTTCCAGCATATCCTGAAAAGCCTGACCAAGAAGGGTCGCTGCGCCATCCTCTGGCCGCATGGGGTGCTGTTCCGCAATGAAGAGCAAGAGATGCGGGCTAAGATGATCGCCCAGGACCTGGTAGAGGCGGTCATCGGCTTGGGACCGAACCTCTTTTACAACTCGCCGATGGAATCGTGCGTTGTTGTCTGCCGTCGCAACAAGACAGGGGAGCGCAAGGGCAAGGTGCTCTTTATCGACGCTCTCAACGAAGTCACCCGTGAGCGGGCGCAGAGTTTCCTCAAGCCCGAGCATCAGGACCGGATTCTGGCGGCTTTCAGAAATTTCCAGGACGATGCCGGTTTTGCCAAGGTAGCCACCCTTGAGGAGATCGCCGCCAACGGTTCAAACCTGTCGATTCCGTTGTATGTGAAGCGGAATAATGGTGGTAGCGTCTCCATCGGTGAAACACAAAGCCTGGAATCGGTATGGCAGCAGTGGCAGGATGAAAGACGTAACTTTTGGCAGAAGATGGATTTACTTGTTGAAACCATCGAAAGAACAGCCCGTTGA
- a CDS encoding type I restriction endonuclease subunit R, giving the protein MFTESNTVEAYLRDLLTGSVIDTTQGVVSEPEPVYIVGRATKGVGWRYVSPQKLTRQSNEVFVESYLRDALIHLNPEIKAQPDRADEVLYKLRAIVLSVRSDGLIRANEEMTAWLRGERTMPFGQNNEHVPVRLIDFENLDNNQYVVTQQYTYRAGQIEKRADLMLLVNGLPLVLIEAKTPVRKATSWVDGALQVHEDYEKFVPELFVCNVFSVASEGKEFRYGAIGVPVKDWGPWNLDDTTTNTQHHPLHSLKSAVESMLRPHIVLDILANFTLFATHKKKQRSKIICRYQQYEAANRIVERVLAGAPRKGLIWHFQGSGKSLLMVFAAQKLRLHPKLKNPTVLIVVDRIDLDTQITGTFTAADIPNLEKAESREKLQKLLGQDVRKIIITTIFKFGEADGVLNERSNIIALVDEAHRTQEGDLGRKMRQALPNAFLFGLTGTPINRSDRNTFYAFGAEEDTGGYMSRYGFEESIRDGATLPLHFEPRLVELHIDKEAIDEAYAELTGDLSDLDRDNLARAASKMAVLVKTPERVQRICADIVQHFQSKIEPNGFKGQIVTFDRECCLLYKQEIDKLLPTEVSEIVMTVNSNEPQYKAYARTRDEEERLLERFRDPNDPLQLIIVTSKLLTGFDAPILQAMYLDKPMKDHTLLQAICRVNRTYADTKTHGLIVDYLGVFDDVAKALEFDDKNILKVVSNIQELKNQLPDAMQRCLTFFIGVDRTLQGYEGLIAAQQCLPNNTVRDNFAAEFSVLNKLWEAISPDPMLNQYETDYRWLSQVYQSVQPSSGHGKLIWHSLGAKTIELIHQNVHVEALRDDLDTLILDADLLEAVLSNPDPKKVKEIEIKISRRLRKHMGNPKFKALSERLEELRNRQEQGLITSVEFLKQLLQLAKDLLQAEKETPPEEDEDRGKAALTELFQDVKTEETPVMVERIVADIDEIVRLVRFPGWQHTLAGEREVKKALRKSLFKYRLHQDEELFEKSYGYIRQYY; this is encoded by the coding sequence TTGTTCACCGAATCCAACACCGTCGAAGCCTACCTCCGCGACCTGCTGACTGGTTCTGTCATAGATACTACACAAGGTGTAGTCAGTGAACCGGAGCCGGTATACATCGTCGGCCGGGCAACCAAAGGTGTCGGCTGGCGGTATGTCTCCCCCCAGAAGCTCACCCGCCAGAGTAATGAAGTTTTCGTTGAATCCTACCTCCGTGACGCCCTCATCCATCTAAATCCCGAAATCAAAGCTCAACCCGACCGCGCTGATGAAGTGCTCTACAAACTGCGGGCCATCGTGCTTTCCGTCCGCTCCGACGGCCTGATCCGCGCCAACGAGGAGATGACCGCCTGGCTGCGGGGCGAGCGCACTATGCCGTTCGGCCAGAACAATGAGCATGTGCCGGTGCGGTTGATCGATTTCGAGAATCTGGACAACAACCAGTATGTAGTGACGCAGCAATATACATACCGGGCCGGGCAGATCGAAAAACGGGCCGACTTGATGCTGCTGGTCAACGGTCTGCCGTTGGTGCTGATCGAAGCCAAGACCCCGGTGCGGAAGGCAACCAGTTGGGTGGACGGGGCGCTGCAGGTCCATGAGGATTATGAGAAGTTCGTGCCGGAGCTGTTCGTCTGCAATGTGTTCTCGGTCGCCAGCGAAGGGAAAGAATTCCGTTACGGTGCCATTGGTGTGCCGGTCAAGGATTGGGGGCCGTGGAACCTGGATGACACTACAACCAACACCCAGCATCATCCGCTGCACTCCCTCAAGTCGGCTGTCGAAAGCATGCTCCGTCCCCATATCGTGCTCGATATTCTGGCCAACTTCACCCTGTTCGCAACCCACAAGAAAAAGCAGCGCAGCAAGATCATCTGCCGTTACCAGCAGTACGAGGCCGCCAATCGCATTGTCGAGCGTGTGCTGGCTGGGGCTCCCCGCAAAGGGCTGATCTGGCATTTCCAGGGGTCCGGCAAGTCGCTGCTGATGGTCTTTGCCGCCCAGAAACTGCGCCTGCATCCCAAGCTGAAGAATCCGACCGTGCTGATCGTGGTTGACCGCATCGACCTCGATACCCAGATCACCGGCACCTTCACCGCCGCCGACATCCCGAACCTGGAAAAGGCCGAGTCCCGCGAGAAGCTGCAAAAGCTGCTGGGGCAGGATGTCCGCAAGATCATCATTACCACCATCTTCAAGTTCGGCGAGGCGGATGGCGTCCTGAACGAACGGTCAAACATCATTGCCCTGGTGGATGAGGCCCACCGCACCCAGGAAGGTGACCTGGGGCGCAAGATGCGCCAGGCTCTTCCCAATGCGTTTCTCTTCGGCCTCACCGGCACCCCGATCAACCGGAGCGACCGCAATACCTTCTATGCCTTTGGCGCCGAGGAAGACACCGGCGGCTACATGAGCCGCTATGGTTTCGAGGAGTCGATCCGGGACGGCGCCACCCTGCCGCTGCATTTCGAGCCCCGGCTGGTGGAGCTGCATATCGACAAAGAGGCCATCGACGAAGCCTATGCCGAACTGACCGGCGACCTGTCCGACCTGGACCGGGACAACCTCGCCCGGGCAGCATCGAAGATGGCCGTGCTGGTCAAGACGCCGGAGCGGGTCCAGCGGATCTGCGCCGATATCGTGCAGCACTTCCAGTCCAAAATCGAACCGAACGGTTTCAAGGGGCAGATCGTTACCTTTGACCGGGAGTGCTGCCTGCTCTACAAACAGGAAATCGACAAGCTCCTGCCAACCGAGGTGAGCGAGATTGTCATGACGGTCAACAGCAATGAGCCGCAGTACAAAGCCTATGCCCGCACCCGTGACGAAGAGGAGCGGCTGCTGGAGCGGTTTCGTGATCCCAATGACCCGCTGCAGCTCATCATCGTCACTTCAAAACTGCTGACCGGCTTTGATGCCCCCATTCTCCAGGCGATGTATCTGGACAAGCCGATGAAGGACCACACGCTGCTGCAGGCCATCTGCCGGGTCAACCGCACCTACGCCGACACCAAGACCCACGGCCTGATTGTCGATTATCTGGGCGTGTTCGACGATGTGGCCAAGGCGTTGGAGTTTGACGACAAGAACATTCTCAAGGTGGTCTCCAACATCCAGGAGTTGAAGAATCAGCTCCCGGATGCCATGCAGCGCTGCCTGACTTTCTTCATCGGCGTGGATCGCACCCTGCAGGGATATGAAGGTCTGATCGCCGCGCAGCAGTGCCTGCCGAACAACACCGTGCGCGATAACTTCGCTGCCGAATTCAGCGTCCTCAACAAGCTGTGGGAGGCGATTTCCCCGGACCCGATGCTGAATCAGTACGAGACTGATTACCGCTGGCTCTCCCAGGTGTACCAATCAGTGCAGCCGTCCAGCGGTCACGGAAAGCTGATCTGGCATTCCCTTGGCGCCAAGACCATCGAACTGATCCACCAGAACGTCCACGTGGAAGCTCTGCGGGATGATCTGGACACGCTGATCCTCGATGCCGACCTGCTGGAAGCGGTGCTGTCCAACCCGGACCCAAAAAAGGTGAAGGAGATTGAGATCAAGATCTCTCGCCGACTGCGCAAGCACATGGGTAATCCGAAATTCAAGGCGCTGTCGGAACGGCTGGAGGAATTGCGGAACCGGCAGGAACAGGGGCTCATTACCAGTGTCGAATTCCTGAAACAGCTGCTGCAACTGGCGAAAGACCTGCTGCAGGCGGAAAAGGAGACGCCGCCGGAAGAGGATGAGGATCGCGGCAAGGCGGCGTTGACCGAACTGTTTCAGGATGTGAAGACCGAGGAAACCCCGGTCATGGTGGAACGGATCGTTGCCGATATTGATGAGATTGTCCGGCTGGTACGGTTCCCCGGCTGGCAGCATACTCTGGCGGGTGAACGCGAGGTCAAGAAGGCCTTGCGGAAATCACTCTTCAAATATCGGTTGCACCAGGACGAGGAACTTTTCGAAAAATCGTATGGGTATATCCGGCAGTATTACTGA